The following proteins are encoded in a genomic region of Glycine max cultivar Williams 82 chromosome 18, Glycine_max_v4.0, whole genome shotgun sequence:
- the LOC102663744 gene encoding protein MAIN-LIKE 1-like, producing the protein MCSVDAGDRGAISAFVERWHKETSSFHLPIRELTITLDDVASLFHLLIIDIFHSFEPLHVDEAIIMLVELLEVSGEEARAETAQCHGAYVLLLWLRDIYQRRCESRQWILATRVYLLHLVGCTLFANKSATHVHIVLDAFRDLAQSGSYAWGAVVLCWIYEHFPSVHDSVTDDDYDETSPRACQWLTMKAYMKGLTASPYRTRINALMITYGELRWGPIVVTLRSERVVTHFGYIQTIPPPPISATLSYEDIDDRWMHYSDHLTAAG; encoded by the exons ATGTGTTCAGTAGATGCTGGCGATCGGGGAGCTATATCCGCTTTTGTCGAGAGGTGGCACAAGGAGACTAGCAGCTTCCATCTTCCAATAAGAGAGTTGACCATCACACTGGATGATGTGGCGTCACTCTTCCATCTTCTGATCATAGACATCTTCCACAGCTTTGAGCCTCTACATGTGGATGAGGCGATCATCATGTTGGTGGAGTTGCTAGAAGTCTCGGGTGAGGAGGCTAGAGCTGAGACTGCACAATGTCATGGGGCATATGTACTCTTGTTGTGGCTACGGGATATCTATCAGAGGAGATGCGAGAGCCGACAGTGGATACTTGCAACTCGTGTGTATCTCCTACACTTGgttggttgcactctttttgctaacaagagtgcaacacatGTTCATATAGTTTTGGACGCTTTTCGAGACTTGGCTCAGAGTGGGAGCTATGCCTGGGGAGCTGTTGTGCTG TGTTGGATATATGAGCACTTTCCTAGTGTTCATGACAGCGTGACTGATGATGACTATGATGAGACGTCACCACGTGCCTGCCAATGGCTTACTATGAAGGCTTATATGAAGGGATTAACAGCATCGCCATACCGGACCCGTATAAATGCACTGATGATCACTTAC GGTGAGCTTAGATGGGGTCCCATTGTGGTCACACTTCGATCAGAGAGGGTGGTGACACATTTTGGCTACATTCAGACCATCCCTCCACCGCCTATTAGTGCCACCTTGTCATATGAGGATATCGACGACAGGTGGATGCATTACTCGGACCATCTAACAGCTGCGGGATAG
- the LOC121173959 gene encoding pectin acetylesterase 10 yields MGNLLWLCIVATLVFSFWVDSFSAYEYHHFNETEFSLLESQEQVHSSLLGRTSVMVGLTVIQSAAGKGAVCLDGTLLAYHLHRGYGSGANSWIVNLEGGGWCNDVRSCVYRKKTQRGSSTFMEKQIPFTGILSNNVEDNPDFFNWNRVKIRYCDGASFAGDAEDKVDFDVLELLKIETVFNSVEADKKMK; encoded by the exons ATGGGGAACCTCTTATGGCTTTGCATTGTTGCAACACTTGTTTTCAGCTTCTGGGTTGATTCCTTTTCTGCATATGAATATCACCACTTCAATGAAACCGAGTTCTCTTTATTGGAGTCTCAAGAACAGGTACATTCATCCCTCCTTGGGAGAACATCTGTCATGGTTGGACTCACAGTTATTCAAAGTGCTGCTGGCAAAGGAGCAG TTTGCTTGGATGGAACATTGCTTGCTTATCATTTGCATCGGGGATATGGATCAGGAGCAAACAGCTGGATCGTTAATTTAGAG GGAGGTGGGTGGTGTAATGACGTTAGATCATGTGTTTATCGCAAGAAAACACAGCGTGGGTCATCAACATTCATGGAAAAACAAATACCTTTTACTGGAATATTAAGCAATAATGTTGAAGATAATCCAG ATTTTTTCAACTGGAACAGAGTGAAAATTCGTTATTGTGATGGTGCCTCTTTTGCTGGGGATGCTGAAGATAAGGTAGATTTTGATGTGTTGGAgttattgaaaattgaaacgGTGTTTAATTCTGTGGAGGCTGACAagaagatgaaataa